One Clupea harengus chromosome 11, Ch_v2.0.2, whole genome shotgun sequence DNA window includes the following coding sequences:
- the gramd1a gene encoding protein Aster-A isoform X3, giving the protein MLMCSCEKVDFNITPRTVARLVSEAEQENRNGGNSSNVSTASNSPRSTPGSSPSLRRRVLGGRASEGEGSTERGGGGGGGGGGGGGGGSDSPQPSTPSASSTSSSHPLSTRHFSRNAKKMQSWYNVLSPTYKQRNEDFRKIFKKLPDTERLIVDYSCALQKDILLQGRLYLSENWLCFYSNIFRWETTITILLKDVTSLTKEKTAKLIPNAIQISTEHEKHFFTSFGARDRSYMMIFRLWQNALMDKTLSPKELWHIVHQCYGTELGLTSEDDDYVSPTAEHINGLLPIEEPISADLLDLCAVATSPIACSPPPASSLPPSSSPPAVVGSLSPSTSGLPMDVPAAGRLGASGSFSGELEPSPPSSQSSLPSFTPSTLTRTASASANLEDGGDTLSESVSLALPQATHSLGNLSSLEMTNDEELPTDPSNSSDTQEESEVEAFCTDLGGRRHINTVVRMSVDKLHDLLFSADTHFIQHLFSQRHFTDLSVRDWQPEGSAGSSTRVLSYTIAINNPLGPKTAPVVETQTLHKSSARGECYVVDSEVITSGIPYQDYFYTVHRYCLTSVSKHKSRLRVSSNICYKKQPWSLVKALIEKNTWSGIEEYYRHMETEVCKLETLMQTEVTVVTASEVAAAVADSAKTPPLLRRRKRNLSRRAGEREREREASGAVAGGGGGAGDRADRGMAEERDRREMSGAFFKLGERGRGVGGSSSGSISTVLLIVSFMICVSLVVLVALNMLLFYKLWALERAAHTLETWHSYSLTDSPLPQSAGEWAQVLQLQRQFHQAQLSKWQQILQSSVTLLDQMKQSLERLHRGIVPEEPQEDVPADPPTDTLPEE; this is encoded by the exons TACGGCCAGTAACTCTCCGCGCAGCACCCCCGGCAGCTCCCCATCTCTGCGCAGGCGCGTGCTGGGGGGGCGGGCCAGCGAGGGTGAGGGctccacagagagggggggtggcggcggcggcggcggcggtggcggtggcggcggcggctcgGACAGCCCACAGCCCTCCACCCCGTCAgcatcctccacctcctcctcccacccgCTCTCCACCCGACATTTCAGCCGCAATGCCAAG AAAATGCAGAGCTGGTacaat GTACTGAGCCCCACGTATAAGCAAAGGAACGAAGATTTCCGGAAAATCTTCAAAAAGCTGCCTGACACAGAGCGCCTCATTGTCG ATTACTCCTGCGCATTGCAAAAGGACATTCTGCTGCAGGGTCGACTTTACTTGTCAGAGAACTGGCTCTGTTTCTATAGTAACATATTCAGATGGGAGACCACT ATCACCATCCTGCTGAAAGATGTGACCAGCCTCACGAAGGAGAAAACGGCCAAGCTCATCCCTAACGCCATTCAGATCAGCACTGAACACGAGAAG CACTTCTTCACATCTTTCGGGGCGAGGGATCGCAGCTACATGATGATCTTCAGGCTATGGCAGAACGCACTTATGGACAAG acACTGTCTCCTAAGGAGCTGTGGCACATAGTGCACCAGTGCTACGGCACAGAGCTGGGCCTGACGAGCGAGGATGATGACTACGTCTCCCCCACCGCTGAGCACATCAACGGCCTGCT TCCGATTGAAGAGCCTATATCGGCAGACCTGCTGGACTTGTGTGCAGTCGCCACCTCCCCAATCGCCTGCTCTCCccctccagcctcctctctccccccaagcAGCAGTCCTCCTGCAGTGGTGGGGTCCTTGTCGCCCTCGACCTCAGGGCTGCCCATGGATGTGCCTGCTGCGGGCCGGCTAGGTGCCAGTGGCAGCTTCAGTGGGGAGCTGGAGCCCAGTCCACCCAGCTCCCAGAGCTCGCTGCCCTccttcaccccctccaccctcacaaGGACTGCGTCCGCATCTGCt AATCTGGAGGATGGTGGGGACACGCTGTCCGAGTCGGTCAGTCTCGCTCTCCCTCAAGCTACACACAGCCTGGGCAACCTGTCCTCGCTGGAAATGACCAATGACGAAGAGCTGCCCACAGACCCCAGCAACTCCTCcgacacacaggaagaga GTGAAGTGGAGGCATTCTGTACAGACCTGGGCGGCCGTCGGCACATCAACACCGTGGTGCGCATGAGTGTGGACAAGCTGCACGACCTGCTCttctcagcagacacacacttcattcaGCACCTCTTCTCCCAGCGCCACTTCACAG ATCTGAGCGTGCGTGACTGGCAGCCGGAAGGCAGCGCTGGGAGCTCCACGCGTGTGCTGAGTTACACCATCGCCATCAACAACCCGCTGGGCCCCAAAACTGCTCCTGTGGTGGAGACGCAG accctCCACAAGAGCAGTGCGCGGGGCGAGTGCTATGTGGTGGACTCGGAGGTCATCACCTCTGGCATCCCCTACCAGGACTACTTCTACACTGTGCACCGCTACTGCCTCACCTCCGTCAGCAAGCACAAGAGCCGCCTACG ggTGTCCTCAAACATCTGCTACAAGAAGCAGCCGTGGAGCCTGGTGAAGGCCCTCATCGAGAAGAACACGTGGAGTGGCATCGAGGAGTACTACAGGCACATGG AGACGGAAGTGTGCAAGCTGGAGACGCTGATGCAGACTGAGGTTACTGTGGTAACGGCGAGCgaggtggcggcggcggtggcggacTCTGCCAAGACCCCACCGCTGCTGCGTCGACGCAAGCGCAACCTGTCACGGCGCgccggagagagggagcgagagagggaggcgtCGGGCGCGGTGGCCGGCGGGGGAGGAGGGGCCGGCGACCGGGCCGACCGAGGGATGGCGGAGGAGAGAGACCGGCGGGAGATGA GCGGCGCCTTCTTTAAGCTGGGTGAGAGGGGCCGTGGTgtcggcggcagcagcagtggcagcatcTCTACTGTGCTGCTCATAGTCAGCTTCAT GATCTGTGTCAG TCTGGTGGTGCTGGTAGCCCTGAACATGCTGCTGTTCTATAAGCTGTGGGCCCTGGAGCGGGCGGCCCACACCCTGGAGACCTGGCACTCCTACTCCCTCACAGACAG cccTCTTCCACAGTCGGCGGGGGAGTGGGCCCAGGTGTTGCAGCTGCAGAGGCAGTTCCACCAGGCGCAGCTCAGCAAGTGGCAGCAGATCCTGCAGTCCTCCGTCACGCTACTCGACCAG ATGAAACAGTCGCTGGAAAGGCTACACAGAGGCATCGTCCCGGAAGAGCCACAAGAAGACGTCCCTGCAgacccccccacagacacacttccaGAAGAGTGA
- the gramd1a gene encoding protein Aster-A isoform X4, with product MFDTASNSPRSTPGSSPSLRRRVLGGRASEGEGSTERGGGGGGGGGGGGGGGSDSPQPSTPSASSTSSSHPLSTRHFSRNAKKMQSWYNVLSPTYKQRNEDFRKIFKKLPDTERLIVDYSCALQKDILLQGRLYLSENWLCFYSNIFRWETTITILLKDVTSLTKEKTAKLIPNAIQISTEHEKHFFTSFGARDRSYMMIFRLWQNALMDKTLSPKELWHIVHQCYGTELGLTSEDDDYVSPTAEHINGLLPIEEPISADLLDLCAVATSPIACSPPPASSLPPSSSPPAVVGSLSPSTSGLPMDVPAAGRLGASGSFSGELEPSPPSSQSSLPSFTPSTLTRTASASANLEDGGDTLSESVSLALPQATHSLGNLSSLEMTNDEELPTDPSNSSDTQEESEVEAFCTDLGGRRHINTVVRMSVDKLHDLLFSADTHFIQHLFSQRHFTDLSVRDWQPEGSAGSSTRVLSYTIAINNPLGPKTAPVVETQTLHKSSARGECYVVDSEVITSGIPYQDYFYTVHRYCLTSVSKHKSRLRVSSNICYKKQPWSLVKALIEKNTWSGIEEYYRHMETEVCKLETLMQTEVTVVTASEVAAAVADSAKTPPLLRRRKRNLSRRAGEREREREASGAVAGGGGGAGDRADRGMAEERDRREMSGAFFKLGERGRGVGGSSSGSISTVLLIVSFMICVSLVVLVALNMLLFYKLWALERAAHTLETWHSYSLTDSPLPQSAGEWAQVLQLQRQFHQAQLSKWQQILQSSVTLLDQMKQSLERLHRGIVPEEPQEDVPADPPTDTLPEE from the exons ATGTTCGA TACGGCCAGTAACTCTCCGCGCAGCACCCCCGGCAGCTCCCCATCTCTGCGCAGGCGCGTGCTGGGGGGGCGGGCCAGCGAGGGTGAGGGctccacagagagggggggtggcggcggcggcggcggcggtggcggtggcggcggcggctcgGACAGCCCACAGCCCTCCACCCCGTCAgcatcctccacctcctcctcccacccgCTCTCCACCCGACATTTCAGCCGCAATGCCAAG AAAATGCAGAGCTGGTacaat GTACTGAGCCCCACGTATAAGCAAAGGAACGAAGATTTCCGGAAAATCTTCAAAAAGCTGCCTGACACAGAGCGCCTCATTGTCG ATTACTCCTGCGCATTGCAAAAGGACATTCTGCTGCAGGGTCGACTTTACTTGTCAGAGAACTGGCTCTGTTTCTATAGTAACATATTCAGATGGGAGACCACT ATCACCATCCTGCTGAAAGATGTGACCAGCCTCACGAAGGAGAAAACGGCCAAGCTCATCCCTAACGCCATTCAGATCAGCACTGAACACGAGAAG CACTTCTTCACATCTTTCGGGGCGAGGGATCGCAGCTACATGATGATCTTCAGGCTATGGCAGAACGCACTTATGGACAAG acACTGTCTCCTAAGGAGCTGTGGCACATAGTGCACCAGTGCTACGGCACAGAGCTGGGCCTGACGAGCGAGGATGATGACTACGTCTCCCCCACCGCTGAGCACATCAACGGCCTGCT TCCGATTGAAGAGCCTATATCGGCAGACCTGCTGGACTTGTGTGCAGTCGCCACCTCCCCAATCGCCTGCTCTCCccctccagcctcctctctccccccaagcAGCAGTCCTCCTGCAGTGGTGGGGTCCTTGTCGCCCTCGACCTCAGGGCTGCCCATGGATGTGCCTGCTGCGGGCCGGCTAGGTGCCAGTGGCAGCTTCAGTGGGGAGCTGGAGCCCAGTCCACCCAGCTCCCAGAGCTCGCTGCCCTccttcaccccctccaccctcacaaGGACTGCGTCCGCATCTGCt AATCTGGAGGATGGTGGGGACACGCTGTCCGAGTCGGTCAGTCTCGCTCTCCCTCAAGCTACACACAGCCTGGGCAACCTGTCCTCGCTGGAAATGACCAATGACGAAGAGCTGCCCACAGACCCCAGCAACTCCTCcgacacacaggaagaga GTGAAGTGGAGGCATTCTGTACAGACCTGGGCGGCCGTCGGCACATCAACACCGTGGTGCGCATGAGTGTGGACAAGCTGCACGACCTGCTCttctcagcagacacacacttcattcaGCACCTCTTCTCCCAGCGCCACTTCACAG ATCTGAGCGTGCGTGACTGGCAGCCGGAAGGCAGCGCTGGGAGCTCCACGCGTGTGCTGAGTTACACCATCGCCATCAACAACCCGCTGGGCCCCAAAACTGCTCCTGTGGTGGAGACGCAG accctCCACAAGAGCAGTGCGCGGGGCGAGTGCTATGTGGTGGACTCGGAGGTCATCACCTCTGGCATCCCCTACCAGGACTACTTCTACACTGTGCACCGCTACTGCCTCACCTCCGTCAGCAAGCACAAGAGCCGCCTACG ggTGTCCTCAAACATCTGCTACAAGAAGCAGCCGTGGAGCCTGGTGAAGGCCCTCATCGAGAAGAACACGTGGAGTGGCATCGAGGAGTACTACAGGCACATGG AGACGGAAGTGTGCAAGCTGGAGACGCTGATGCAGACTGAGGTTACTGTGGTAACGGCGAGCgaggtggcggcggcggtggcggacTCTGCCAAGACCCCACCGCTGCTGCGTCGACGCAAGCGCAACCTGTCACGGCGCgccggagagagggagcgagagagggaggcgtCGGGCGCGGTGGCCGGCGGGGGAGGAGGGGCCGGCGACCGGGCCGACCGAGGGATGGCGGAGGAGAGAGACCGGCGGGAGATGA GCGGCGCCTTCTTTAAGCTGGGTGAGAGGGGCCGTGGTgtcggcggcagcagcagtggcagcatcTCTACTGTGCTGCTCATAGTCAGCTTCAT GATCTGTGTCAG TCTGGTGGTGCTGGTAGCCCTGAACATGCTGCTGTTCTATAAGCTGTGGGCCCTGGAGCGGGCGGCCCACACCCTGGAGACCTGGCACTCCTACTCCCTCACAGACAG cccTCTTCCACAGTCGGCGGGGGAGTGGGCCCAGGTGTTGCAGCTGCAGAGGCAGTTCCACCAGGCGCAGCTCAGCAAGTGGCAGCAGATCCTGCAGTCCTCCGTCACGCTACTCGACCAG ATGAAACAGTCGCTGGAAAGGCTACACAGAGGCATCGTCCCGGAAGAGCCACAAGAAGACGTCCCTGCAgacccccccacagacacacttccaGAAGAGTGA